In one window of Bdellovibrio bacteriovorus W DNA:
- a CDS encoding 2-methylisocitratelyase 2 (COG2513 PEP phosphonomutase and related enzymes), whose protein sequence is MLFPEITPAQKRKNFREALASGKLLQMPGAWSPLAAMAIQREGFGGVYISGSVLSNELGYPDIGLTTLTEVAQRGRQIARATSLPTIIDIDTGFGEPMSATRTVQEMIEMGLAGAHIEDQINPKRCGHLDGKALVSREDATRKVAAAARGKKLDENFLLIARTDARAVEGLDKAIDRAKAYIDAGADCIFTEALEDEKEFETFRKAVSVPLLANMTEFGKGRLFTYEELSNLGYNIVIYPVTTFRLAMGATIKGLQEIKKTGTQEGVLDIMQTRKDLYALTRYDEYNSFDSSIFNFQVKG, encoded by the coding sequence ATGTTGTTTCCAGAAATCACACCCGCTCAAAAACGTAAAAACTTCAGAGAAGCTCTAGCCTCTGGAAAGCTTCTACAAATGCCAGGAGCATGGTCTCCGTTAGCAGCTATGGCCATCCAGCGCGAAGGCTTCGGCGGTGTTTACATTTCAGGCTCAGTTCTTTCAAATGAATTGGGTTACCCAGACATCGGACTTACGACATTAACAGAAGTGGCTCAACGTGGTCGCCAAATTGCTCGGGCAACCAGCCTTCCAACTATCATCGACATCGACACAGGCTTCGGCGAGCCAATGAGTGCGACTCGCACAGTGCAAGAGATGATCGAAATGGGCCTTGCTGGTGCGCACATTGAAGACCAGATCAATCCAAAACGTTGCGGTCACTTAGATGGCAAAGCCCTAGTAAGTCGCGAAGATGCTACTCGCAAAGTCGCAGCAGCAGCTCGCGGTAAGAAGCTAGATGAGAACTTCCTTTTGATCGCTAGAACAGATGCTCGCGCGGTAGAGGGGCTTGATAAAGCCATCGACAGAGCAAAAGCTTATATCGATGCTGGTGCTGATTGTATTTTTACAGAAGCTCTAGAAGACGAAAAAGAATTCGAAACTTTCCGTAAGGCTGTTTCAGTTCCGTTGCTTGCTAACATGACTGAGTTTGGGAAAGGCCGTCTCTTCACTTATGAAGAGCTTTCTAATCTTGGGTACAATATCGTGATTTACCCAGTGACGACGTTCCGCTTAGCAATGGGCGCAACGATTAAAGGCCTTCAAGAAATCAAAAAGACTGGCACTCAAGAAGGTGTACTGGACATCATGCAAACGCGTAAAGATCTATATGCCTTAACTCGTTATGATGAATACAACAGCTTTGACTCAAGTATTTTCAATTTCCAAGTTAAAGGTTAA
- a CDS encoding hypothetical protein (COG0286 Type I restriction-modification system methyltransferase subunit) — protein sequence MRIYIRTLGLSFYFVCFLAPAMSYFGFHKMHLKARQTMNVASAQELSPQAVQASKKKLRKIPTNLIQDKMSAAKNWADRMDAQTFEILQASSVGPLQRWIQGSSLSYMEKQLSRDAIEHLRTMADVMRTRRELGGFKKLREFDFYNMLRKSDYLLSLEMTRKSLKDLSKDKMMGSKFRETLSLYNQERLMFDQSYLEI from the coding sequence ATGCGGATTTATATTAGAACACTAGGTCTTTCTTTTTATTTTGTGTGCTTTTTAGCTCCAGCAATGAGTTATTTTGGCTTTCACAAGATGCATCTCAAAGCGAGACAGACAATGAATGTCGCTTCAGCGCAGGAATTGTCGCCGCAAGCAGTTCAAGCATCGAAAAAGAAGCTTCGCAAGATTCCTACGAATCTTATTCAAGATAAGATGTCAGCAGCGAAAAACTGGGCAGATCGAATGGATGCGCAAACATTTGAAATACTACAAGCTTCTTCGGTGGGCCCTTTGCAGCGCTGGATACAGGGTTCTTCTTTAAGTTATATGGAAAAACAGCTTTCGCGCGATGCTATCGAGCACTTACGAACTATGGCGGATGTTATGCGCACAAGACGTGAACTCGGCGGATTTAAAAAACTTCGAGAATTTGATTTCTACAATATGCTCAGAAAGAGTGACTATCTTCTTTCATTAGAGATGACTCGCAAATCGCTGAAAGATCTTTCAAAAGATAAAATGATGGGGTCTAAGTTTAGAGAGACTTTATCTCTTTATAATCAAGAGCGCCTGATGTTTGATCAGAGTTATTTAGAAATTTAG
- a CDS encoding hypothetical protein (COG0095 Lipoate-protein ligase A), producing MTKLKVFLSDSLNPYLNLATEEWIFHNLDPSQQVLFLWRNEETVVIGRNQNPWSECNLAQMKADKVHLARRTTGGGAVFHDLGNTNFTFLSPKDAYKRENNVSIILNALKTFGIQGEASGRNDLLVPFEDGPRKFSGSAYREKKDRAFHHGTLLFHADLMRLGNYLTPNPKKLQSKGKESVRARVTNLNAIHPEINHDKIVPAMIQAFEEFYGGKAEIEELSLESLPKIPSLKEQFDLLSSWDWLYGSTLEFTHKMDDYLTLGFFDFHFQVDDAKIVDLKIYTDCLYPQVTEEITEHLKGKSYESLTIQKAFAELKNKYSDLEAGLAELETWLIKNIEI from the coding sequence ATGACAAAGTTAAAAGTTTTTCTCTCTGACAGCCTGAATCCTTATTTGAACCTCGCCACAGAAGAGTGGATTTTTCATAATTTGGACCCGTCTCAGCAAGTCCTCTTTCTGTGGAGAAACGAAGAAACCGTTGTCATCGGCAGAAACCAAAACCCGTGGTCGGAGTGTAACCTCGCACAGATGAAGGCAGACAAGGTTCACCTTGCACGTCGAACCACTGGCGGCGGCGCGGTCTTTCACGACCTCGGCAATACAAACTTTACTTTCTTATCTCCGAAAGACGCCTATAAAAGAGAAAACAACGTCAGCATTATTTTAAATGCCCTGAAAACATTTGGTATCCAAGGGGAAGCCTCTGGCCGAAATGACTTGCTCGTGCCTTTTGAAGATGGCCCTCGTAAATTTTCTGGCAGCGCCTATAGAGAAAAAAAGGACCGCGCCTTTCATCATGGCACTCTCCTGTTCCATGCAGACCTTATGCGCTTAGGGAACTACCTAACTCCGAACCCTAAAAAACTTCAATCCAAGGGCAAGGAATCCGTCCGCGCACGCGTGACAAACCTCAATGCTATTCATCCTGAAATCAACCACGACAAAATAGTTCCTGCGATGATTCAGGCTTTTGAAGAGTTCTATGGTGGAAAAGCAGAAATTGAAGAACTGAGCCTAGAGAGCTTACCTAAAATTCCAAGCCTTAAAGAGCAATTTGATCTTTTAAGTTCTTGGGACTGGCTCTACGGTTCAACTTTAGAATTCACGCACAAGATGGATGACTACCTGACTCTTGGCTTCTTTGACTTTCACTTTCAAGTAGATGACGCCAAAATTGTAGATCTTAAAATCTATACAGATTGCCTCTATCCACAGGTCACCGAAGAAATTACTGAGCATCTAAAAGGCAAAAGCTACGAGAGCTTGACCATTCAAAAGGCCTTTGCAGAGCTTAAAAACAAGTACTCGGATTTAGAGGCTGGCCTTGCTGAGTTGGAAACTTGGCTGATTAAGAATATTGAAATCTAA
- a CDS encoding citrate synthase (COG0372 Citrate synthase): MAEYINPDYVPEPDKMNVKKGLEGVVMDTSSVSKVNPHTNSLIYRGYPVQDLAENCSFEEVAYLMYNSELPNAAQLADFTKKERSNREISTTLLNVIKALPQKCHPMDSIRTGVSFLGAEDARIWDASPETNMDKAIQLLAKIPTMVAADYRFKKGLDFIPPKADLSFSENFFHMCFGKVPQAEVVKAFDVSLILYAEHSFNASTFTARVVTSTTSDIYSATVAGIGALKGPLHGGANEMVMHMMKEIADPAKAEQWMLDALAQKKKVMGFGHRVYRSGDSRVPTMKKYAQVMADVTGEQKWMQMYNSLEKVMVEKKRIYPNLDFPAGPAYYMMGFEIDFFTPIFVMARTTGWSAHIMEQAADNRIIRPLSEYVGHDERKVLPISERR, encoded by the coding sequence ATGGCTGAGTATATCAATCCGGATTATGTTCCAGAACCAGATAAGATGAACGTAAAAAAAGGTCTTGAAGGCGTGGTTATGGATACTTCTTCAGTATCTAAAGTAAACCCACACACAAACTCTTTGATCTATCGTGGTTACCCAGTTCAAGATTTAGCTGAGAACTGCTCATTCGAAGAAGTTGCATACCTAATGTACAACAGTGAGCTTCCAAACGCAGCTCAACTTGCTGACTTCACAAAAAAAGAGCGCAGCAATCGCGAGATCTCTACAACTCTTTTGAACGTGATCAAAGCTCTTCCACAAAAATGCCACCCAATGGATTCTATCCGTACAGGTGTTTCATTCTTAGGTGCTGAAGATGCGCGTATTTGGGATGCGTCTCCTGAAACAAACATGGATAAAGCTATCCAATTGTTAGCAAAAATTCCAACAATGGTTGCTGCTGACTACCGCTTCAAAAAAGGTTTGGATTTCATTCCACCTAAAGCAGATCTTTCATTCTCTGAGAACTTCTTCCACATGTGTTTTGGAAAAGTTCCTCAAGCTGAAGTTGTAAAGGCGTTTGACGTTTCTTTGATCCTCTACGCTGAGCACAGCTTCAACGCTTCTACTTTTACAGCTCGTGTTGTGACTTCAACAACTTCTGATATCTATTCAGCGACTGTTGCAGGTATTGGCGCTCTTAAAGGGCCTCTTCACGGTGGTGCGAACGAAATGGTTATGCACATGATGAAAGAGATCGCTGACCCAGCTAAAGCTGAACAGTGGATGCTAGATGCTCTTGCTCAAAAGAAAAAAGTAATGGGCTTCGGTCACCGCGTTTACCGTTCTGGTGACTCTCGCGTTCCGACAATGAAGAAGTACGCACAAGTAATGGCTGACGTTACTGGCGAACAAAAATGGATGCAAATGTACAACTCACTTGAAAAAGTAATGGTTGAGAAAAAACGCATCTACCCTAACCTAGATTTCCCTGCAGGTCCTGCTTACTACATGATGGGTTTTGAGATTGATTTCTTTACTCCGATCTTCGTAATGGCAAGAACAACTGGTTGGTCTGCACACATCATGGAGCAAGCGGCTGATAACAGAATCATCCGTCCTCTATCTGAGTACGTTGGCCACGATGAAAGAAAAGTACTGCCTATCTCTGAAAGAAGATAG
- a CDS encoding molecular chaperone sugE (COG2076 Membrane transporters of cations and cationic drugs) — translation MSATGAWLILLVAGLLEVGWAIGLKYTEGFTKLWPSVFTLVSLAASMILLARAATVLPIGTAYGVWVGIGALGAAILGIFLFKEAVTPMRIFFLLLLLTSIIGLKFSAS, via the coding sequence ATGTCGGCAACGGGTGCATGGTTGATTCTTTTGGTGGCGGGACTTTTAGAAGTCGGTTGGGCCATCGGTCTTAAGTACACAGAGGGCTTTACGAAGCTTTGGCCAAGTGTGTTTACTTTAGTTTCCTTAGCGGCAAGTATGATTTTATTAGCAAGGGCCGCAACTGTTCTGCCTATCGGAACTGCCTACGGAGTGTGGGTAGGGATTGGGGCCTTAGGCGCCGCAATCTTGGGAATCTTTCTTTTTAAAGAGGCTGTAACGCCTATGAGGATTTTCTTTTTACTCTTATTACTGACGTCCATCATTGGACTTAAGTTTTCAGCCAGCTAA
- a CDS encoding putative phosphodiesterase/alkaline phosphatase D (COG3540 Phosphodiesterase/alkaline phosphatase D) produces MKKLLASSLIFGLLLIGCSTPPATQENTQTQSLSDRYVSTIPSRGIDYGKALNTVAFGSCAHQGQPQPIWSTVAQNSPELFLAMGDNIYASLPHEKPISSQYRILDQIAEYRKIRSEVPFLATWDDHDFGERDGGADFIGKQSSQIDFMNYWTYMKNSIPLEQAGIYHSKVIGPKKQAVQVIMLDTRFHRTPLLEKEGNEGKAYDYLPSEGTLLGETQWQWLEEQFKRPADLRLIVSSIQLIADDPKFEKWGNFPKERERFFALLKKYKIRNAIILSGDRHIASIAKMDIKGLGPLYEVTASSLNRPSKYTDADSHYIGKTYSQENFGLAHIDWKKRKVKLEVRNMQNEVVNQSEVTLPKK; encoded by the coding sequence ATGAAAAAACTCTTGGCCTCTAGCCTCATCTTTGGACTGTTGCTGATCGGTTGCAGCACCCCTCCAGCAACTCAAGAAAATACTCAGACGCAATCTCTTTCTGATCGTTACGTCTCCACGATTCCCTCACGCGGAATTGACTATGGGAAAGCTTTAAACACGGTGGCTTTTGGCTCTTGCGCTCATCAAGGACAACCTCAACCAATCTGGTCAACGGTTGCTCAAAACTCTCCAGAACTCTTTTTAGCCATGGGAGATAATATTTACGCAAGCCTTCCCCATGAAAAACCCATCTCCTCTCAATATCGAATTTTAGATCAGATTGCAGAATATAGAAAAATTCGCAGCGAAGTCCCGTTCTTAGCCACTTGGGATGATCATGATTTTGGTGAGCGTGACGGCGGAGCGGACTTTATCGGCAAACAATCTTCGCAAATTGATTTCATGAACTATTGGACTTATATGAAGAACTCTATCCCTCTGGAGCAGGCAGGGATTTATCATTCAAAAGTCATCGGACCTAAGAAGCAAGCGGTTCAAGTGATTATGCTTGATACACGCTTTCATCGCACGCCTCTTTTAGAAAAAGAAGGCAATGAAGGTAAAGCCTATGATTACCTCCCTTCAGAAGGAACTCTTTTAGGCGAAACTCAGTGGCAATGGCTTGAAGAACAATTTAAAAGGCCCGCCGATCTCAGACTGATTGTTTCCAGTATTCAACTTATTGCCGATGATCCCAAGTTTGAAAAATGGGGAAACTTCCCAAAAGAGCGCGAGAGATTCTTTGCTCTTTTAAAAAAATATAAAATCCGCAATGCCATCATTCTGAGTGGTGATCGTCATATCGCTAGTATCGCAAAAATGGACATCAAGGGTCTTGGTCCTCTTTATGAGGTGACAGCAAGCTCTTTAAATCGCCCTTCAAAGTACACCGATGCAGACTCTCATTATATCGGCAAAACTTATAGCCAAGAAAACTTTGGACTTGCGCACATTGATTGGAAAAAGCGCAAGGTAAAGCTTGAGGTGCGCAATATGCAAAATGAAGTCGTGAATCAAAGCGAAGTCACTCTGCCTAAGAAGTAA
- a CDS encoding hypothetical protein (COG1611 Predicted Rossmann fold nucleotide-binding protein): MKSICVYCGSSPGNNPLYLEIAKALGTRLALEGITVVYGGASVGLMGAVADACLDAGGKVIGVLPEVLMKRELQHKSLTEMYIVDSMHTRKAKMAELSDAFIALPGGFGTFEELCEVATWSQIGLHKKPIGALNVNGYYDPLEKLILTGIKEGFMSENYKDLIVFKNSVDELLTALKNYVPLPAPKWATAEEV; this comes from the coding sequence ATGAAAAGTATCTGCGTTTACTGCGGTTCAAGCCCTGGAAATAATCCTCTTTATCTCGAGATTGCAAAAGCTTTGGGAACTCGCCTGGCCCTTGAGGGAATCACTGTCGTTTATGGCGGTGCTAGCGTTGGACTTATGGGCGCCGTCGCAGATGCCTGCTTAGATGCTGGCGGTAAAGTCATTGGCGTTTTACCCGAAGTCTTGATGAAGCGCGAGCTCCAACACAAGTCACTTACTGAAATGTACATCGTAGATTCCATGCATACACGTAAAGCAAAAATGGCGGAACTCTCCGATGCATTTATTGCTCTGCCTGGTGGCTTTGGAACTTTTGAAGAGCTTTGCGAAGTCGCTACTTGGTCACAAATTGGTCTGCACAAAAAACCAATCGGCGCCCTGAATGTGAACGGTTATTACGACCCTTTGGAAAAATTGATTCTCACTGGGATTAAAGAAGGCTTTATGAGCGAAAACTATAAAGACCTCATTGTGTTTAAAAACTCGGTTGATGAACTCTTAACGGCTTTAAAAAACTATGTGCCACTACCGGCACCGAAGTGGGCCACAGCCGAAGAAGTATAA
- a CDS encoding alpha/beta fold family hydrolase (COG0596 Predicted hydrolases or acyltransferases (alpha/beta hydrolase superfamily)) — protein MSRQWVLIRGIMSEAYHWWEFLPQLQAQFPKDEFHTADILGNGRLHASRTPLSIKKNVEALRNQAPDSGKKILVGFSLGGMLALEWAKLYREEVEAVVLINASLNNSPFYKRITPYSISCIVKSALQKDHRKREENIIRMTTSNISDETRIEVAKLWGARSLQYPVNPFNFFWQIGLASQIKQPAQPPTATLILSSSKDRVVHPDCSRLIANRWNLPLESHPDAGHDLTLEDPQWVLEKVRHFLNSGILNDDSN, from the coding sequence ATGTCGCGCCAGTGGGTTTTAATTCGCGGAATAATGAGTGAAGCATATCACTGGTGGGAGTTCCTTCCCCAGCTTCAGGCTCAATTCCCTAAAGATGAATTCCACACCGCAGACATCCTCGGCAACGGACGCCTCCATGCCTCTCGCACACCACTAAGTATTAAAAAGAACGTCGAAGCCCTTCGCAACCAAGCTCCTGACAGTGGGAAAAAGATTCTTGTTGGTTTTTCCTTAGGGGGCATGCTTGCTCTGGAGTGGGCAAAGCTTTATCGCGAAGAAGTTGAAGCTGTGGTGCTGATTAACGCGAGCTTAAACAACTCACCTTTTTATAAACGTATTACTCCCTATTCGATTTCTTGCATCGTTAAATCGGCGCTTCAAAAGGATCATCGAAAGCGCGAAGAAAATATTATTCGTATGACGACGTCTAATATTTCTGACGAGACACGAATTGAGGTTGCCAAACTTTGGGGTGCACGCAGTTTGCAATACCCCGTAAATCCTTTCAATTTTTTTTGGCAAATAGGTCTTGCGTCACAGATCAAGCAGCCAGCTCAGCCACCAACAGCGACCCTTATTCTGTCTTCATCCAAAGACAGAGTGGTTCATCCAGATTGCTCGCGCCTCATTGCAAATCGCTGGAATCTTCCCTTAGAAAGTCACCCCGATGCCGGTCATGACCTCACACTGGAAGATCCACAATGGGTCTTAGAAAAAGTTCGCCATTTTTTAAATTCAGGAATCCTTAATGACGATAGCAATTAA
- a CDS encoding hypothetical protein (COG3119 Arylsulfatase A and related enzymes): protein MKYSICQRFLNATLTSALLVMLSSPAHALQLPGFKRASAAPKNASETQTIILAVDGFSYFAFLEAQRQGMFKDFKNVGAHVSPFPSMTDLSWATVTQTSDVFGAAGRIKSVEATYFDESSQSIQGDPRDYYRRLAFPKYYMGAFDTFFNPYVEALMYFPTEEVPKLEVKTVVDDLLAAKPKKFLTGYIGAVDSTAHTQLNRLYPILRTLDTEVQRLIKSLKEKGQDTEIIIVSDHGNIGRFQEGKPEQELLSVDIHKVVQRAGLNSVQQLQNKKDVAIPLMALGSWAPIYLQDRSNMKNLIQEFRKESWFDMAVYVNRNNSSETLMTVITSFGEAQVKFDKSKDLYYYLPLQGNPLQIPKALHSTESAPKAITSKEAMKASEGTPYPDALYRVIESASERNFDFPDFILTIKDGYFIQNSLGAFTKMYRTHGSLTASSSYGLIASNKRAVPGQIRSKDILPFIGVEAKTLFADISEKHQTSGKASLDKVMANYQKGIQTDAKDLSQARIFRHLTKFVSDTRPYFLVSEMSTFMEAFKFDPFQNPAGKGLSPLNFDISKFDIMTMISPEDIGAVTDAVLTSGSVENLMNDPRIHQVKEKVGLLKDQKTMNLDSQSMEIAGDEDGIFNSIKKFILPAKRAVMKLYQMPFLLENSIVIQEKAFLPETRDVQFARSWLANKKKATQSFKALTNTNVKGQTSFAQTLLKETIKEADLEGRIYPTPLTKIYNQKLEDLTIVYVPGIYNSIFDKEIFSLGLNALRDDLGLRVIQPPVESTCSSEINADIILDYLRQDFKARTQRGHAAPRYLFISYSKGAVDTLHAFLKSPNFISGYVKGMVAVAAPLHGSSILNTTDVPFALVSALSENQGPEICKSEKTASKSITPTTMDAFWRKNARTLTGMTRYFSVTFQSDPEDSHIFMKATKLIGQFDEDNDGVVTVSSSKFPSSLMAVDLGTVKGDHLAGILSSRFNQKAFMKGLVNALSELNINNDKNNFQWNSEVILANANATAMKEKRFFRMKAPGVVEQIGMGQEHLVEFIPYGTTYELARQVLPALNDPADSYEVKTKLPASGLRFDPYQVIDVAKLPDIMAGVRVTPSTRQNMSEGIQINYDHTNMVHFRMDHQFNYESRSPGGLDDNKNFGYITADFEGEKWAQMKSVNNSIRMTTLAYRFAPTEFSKMNLRLAVTKDVVGADPVKGKTGKDDSAFQLWFTVRDGKANGDRSVVDPKNDKVFLFGYYWGGEVPGENRKAGDIFVNWYSDKNIVIATLPTAKQLLLNNQNMLGKAQNFERNLALDLQKAFPDRNVNDLEIVAITLQHDSNDTGTQSEAYFKSLQFRP from the coding sequence ATGAAATATTCAATTTGCCAACGCTTTTTAAATGCAACACTGACAAGTGCTTTGCTTGTCATGCTGTCTTCACCAGCGCACGCCTTACAGCTTCCGGGATTCAAGAGGGCCTCTGCAGCTCCAAAGAATGCTTCTGAAACTCAGACTATTATACTTGCGGTGGATGGCTTTAGTTACTTTGCCTTTTTAGAAGCACAAAGACAGGGAATGTTTAAAGATTTTAAAAATGTAGGAGCTCACGTTTCTCCATTTCCTTCGATGACAGATCTTTCTTGGGCTACAGTCACTCAAACATCAGATGTCTTTGGTGCAGCCGGCAGAATTAAGTCTGTAGAAGCTACCTACTTTGATGAATCATCACAATCTATCCAAGGCGACCCAAGAGACTACTACCGCCGCCTCGCTTTTCCAAAATACTATATGGGAGCCTTTGACACCTTCTTCAATCCTTACGTAGAAGCTTTAATGTACTTCCCAACAGAAGAAGTCCCAAAGCTTGAAGTGAAAACTGTCGTTGATGATCTTCTTGCAGCAAAACCAAAGAAGTTTTTAACAGGTTACATTGGTGCTGTGGATTCTACAGCTCATACACAACTAAATCGTCTATATCCAATCTTGCGTACTTTAGATACTGAAGTTCAGCGTTTGATTAAATCATTAAAGGAAAAAGGACAGGATACAGAAATCATTATTGTCTCTGACCATGGAAACATCGGTCGCTTTCAGGAAGGTAAACCAGAGCAAGAACTTCTTAGCGTAGATATTCATAAAGTCGTCCAAAGAGCTGGCTTAAACTCTGTTCAACAATTGCAAAACAAAAAAGACGTAGCCATCCCTCTGATGGCTCTCGGATCGTGGGCACCCATCTATCTTCAAGATAGATCGAATATGAAAAATCTCATCCAAGAATTCCGCAAAGAATCTTGGTTCGATATGGCCGTCTATGTAAACCGCAATAACTCTTCAGAAACTTTAATGACGGTTATTACAAGCTTTGGTGAGGCGCAAGTTAAGTTCGATAAGTCGAAAGACCTTTATTACTACTTACCTCTTCAAGGCAACCCTCTGCAAATTCCTAAGGCTTTGCACTCTACAGAAAGTGCCCCGAAAGCCATTACTTCGAAAGAAGCGATGAAAGCTTCAGAGGGTACTCCGTATCCAGATGCTCTTTATAGAGTGATTGAATCCGCTTCCGAAAGAAATTTTGATTTCCCTGACTTTATTCTTACGATTAAAGATGGTTACTTTATTCAAAACTCTTTGGGTGCATTCACAAAAATGTATAGAACCCATGGATCTTTAACAGCTTCTTCTTCTTATGGTTTGATTGCTTCAAATAAAAGAGCTGTTCCAGGACAAATTCGCTCTAAGGATATTCTTCCGTTCATTGGTGTTGAGGCAAAAACTCTTTTTGCGGATATTTCAGAGAAACATCAAACATCAGGCAAAGCCTCTTTAGATAAAGTGATGGCAAACTATCAAAAAGGTATCCAAACAGATGCAAAGGATCTAAGCCAAGCCCGCATCTTTAGACATCTTACTAAGTTTGTTAGCGACACTCGCCCTTACTTCTTAGTGTCGGAGATGTCCACATTCATGGAAGCCTTTAAGTTTGACCCGTTCCAAAACCCCGCTGGCAAAGGTCTTTCTCCTTTGAACTTTGATATCTCTAAATTTGATATCATGACCATGATTTCTCCAGAAGACATTGGTGCTGTGACCGATGCCGTTCTGACTTCGGGTTCAGTTGAGAATCTAATGAATGACCCGCGTATCCACCAAGTTAAAGAAAAAGTGGGCCTTTTAAAGGACCAGAAGACAATGAATCTGGATTCTCAATCCATGGAAATCGCAGGCGATGAAGATGGTATTTTTAACTCTATCAAGAAATTCATTCTGCCAGCAAAACGCGCAGTGATGAAACTCTATCAAATGCCTTTCTTGTTAGAGAACTCAATCGTCATTCAGGAAAAAGCCTTCTTGCCTGAAACACGTGATGTACAGTTTGCCAGATCATGGTTAGCCAATAAGAAAAAGGCCACTCAATCATTTAAGGCTCTAACAAATACGAATGTAAAAGGACAAACTTCATTCGCCCAGACTCTATTAAAAGAAACTATCAAAGAGGCAGATCTTGAGGGCCGTATTTACCCAACGCCGTTAACAAAGATCTACAATCAAAAGTTAGAGGATCTGACAATTGTTTATGTCCCAGGTATCTATAACAGCATCTTCGATAAAGAGATTTTCAGCCTCGGCTTAAACGCCCTCAGAGACGATCTTGGTCTGCGTGTGATTCAACCTCCCGTTGAAAGCACTTGCAGCAGCGAAATCAATGCTGACATCATCTTGGATTACTTACGCCAAGACTTTAAAGCGCGTACTCAGCGCGGTCATGCGGCACCAAGGTACTTGTTTATTAGCTACTCTAAAGGTGCTGTTGACACTCTCCACGCCTTTTTAAAGAGCCCTAACTTTATCTCTGGATACGTGAAAGGCATGGTTGCCGTTGCTGCTCCTTTGCATGGTTCAAGTATTCTAAATACAACGGATGTCCCGTTTGCGTTGGTTTCGGCTCTCTCGGAAAATCAAGGTCCTGAAATCTGTAAGAGTGAAAAAACGGCTTCAAAGTCTATCACACCAACAACGATGGATGCTTTCTGGAGAAAAAATGCGCGCACTTTAACAGGTATGACTCGATACTTCTCTGTTACTTTCCAAAGTGATCCAGAGGATTCACATATCTTTATGAAGGCAACAAAGCTTATCGGTCAATTTGATGAAGATAACGATGGTGTAGTTACCGTATCCTCTTCGAAATTCCCATCAAGCTTGATGGCAGTAGATCTAGGCACAGTTAAGGGAGATCACTTAGCAGGAATTCTTTCGTCACGCTTTAATCAGAAAGCATTTATGAAAGGTCTTGTAAACGCTCTTTCAGAGCTCAACATCAATAATGACAAGAACAATTTCCAATGGAATTCAGAAGTCATTCTTGCCAATGCCAATGCGACGGCAATGAAAGAGAAACGATTCTTCCGTATGAAGGCCCCGGGAGTCGTTGAGCAGATCGGCATGGGACAAGAGCATTTGGTAGAGTTTATCCCTTACGGCACGACCTATGAACTTGCTCGTCAGGTGCTGCCAGCTCTGAACGACCCTGCAGATAGTTACGAAGTAAAAACTAAACTTCCTGCCTCGGGCCTTAGATTTGACCCTTATCAAGTCATTGATGTGGCAAAGCTTCCTGACATCATGGCAGGTGTGCGAGTAACTCCAAGCACTCGTCAAAACATGTCTGAAGGTATCCAAATTAATTACGATCACACTAATATGGTTCACTTCAGAATGGATCATCAGTTCAACTATGAATCGCGATCTCCAGGAGGATTGGACGACAATAAGAACTTTGGTTATATCACTGCGGATTTTGAAGGTGAAAAATGGGCGCAAATGAAAAGTGTGAACAACTCTATCCGCATGACTACACTGGCATACCGTTTTGCCCCGACAGAGTTCTCGAAAATGAATTTACGCCTTGCTGTTACCAAAGACGTCGTAGGCGCTGATCCGGTCAAAGGTAAAACAGGAAAAGACGATTCAGCCTTCCAACTTTGGTTCACAGTGAGAGATGGCAAAGCCAATGGCGATAGATCTGTAGTAGATCCTAAAAACGACAAGGTTTTCCTTTTTGGATACTACTGGGGCGGAGAAGTTCCAGGTGAGAATCGTAAAGCCGGAGATATTTTCGTTAACTGGTACTCTGATAAGAACATTGTCATTGCAACCCTACCCACTGCAAAACAACTGCTCTTAAACAATCAGAATATGCTGGGTAAAGCTCAAAACTTTGAGCGCAACCTTGCACTGGATTTACAGAAGGCCTTCCCTGATCGCAATGTGAATGATCTGGAGATTGTCGCCATCACTCTGCAACACGACTCGAATGATACCGGTACTCAATCAGAGGCTTACTTTAAATCTCTTCAGTTCCGTCCTTAA